Part of the Anopheles coluzzii chromosome 3, AcolN3, whole genome shotgun sequence genome is shown below.
TTATTAATCTCCCTTTTTATCTCCTTTTTTCATCTTCCAGTGAACCGGAAACACCCAGCTCGATGGTGATGCTGCACGACCTAACGGACAAACCGTCCGGCTGGATACAGCTGGTAAAGTCCCTAATACGCGTGGTGCCGCTGGACAATCCGATGGGCCCGAGCGTGATCACGCTACTGCTCGACGATAGCCCGCTGCCGTCGAAGGAATCGGTGCTGGAGGTGGCCGACATGATAACACGATCGATACGCCGCACGCCGAAGCGCGAGCGCAACATGTGCATCATACTGGGCTTCCTGGCCGAGCGTCTGGCCGGTCCGTGCAGCATATCGGCCCTGTCGGAGGTAACGCTCGGCTATTTGCTAGGGAATTTGGTAAGTTTTGATCGCAAAATGTGTTGTAGCACTGGGCTTATGCGTTCTTTTGTCCTGCTCCCCGTTTTTCCAATTTAGGACGAAGGAATCCACCCAGACGTGATGCTGTTTTCGCTGATCGCGCTGGAAAAGTTCGCACAAACGAGTGAAAACAAGAGCACCATTAGGGTGAGTGTTGGAGGGTTTGATCGATCGCACTCGTGGAACAATAAAGCTAAAGACATTTTCCTTCAATTGTAGCGAAAACTGGCACTCTATCCGGACAATCCACTGCTGCGGCTCGAACGACACATCAGCAACAATGATTTCACCCTGCGACAGGTCGGCTTTTGCGCCCAATGGTGTCTCGATAACTATTGTAAGCGAGTCTCGTGGAagtccttttttttggaatgCTTACTGATCCTGCCccttccttctctctctctctctcctgccaGTCCTTATCGATGGTCGGCAATACTCATACGAGGTGGCGGACGTCAGCAACGTGAACGTGATGCTCAACACGCGCGACGTCAGCGAGTACCTGAAAATCTCGGCCGACGGGCTGACGGCCCGCTGCGACGCGTACTCGTTCGAGAGCGTCCGGTGCACGTACCAGGTGAATGCGGGCTGCTGGTACTACGAGGTGCTGATCATGACACCGGGCGTGATGCAGATCGGCTGGGCGACCAAGGACTCCAACTTCCTCAGCCACGAGGGCTACGGCATCGGGGACGATGCGTACTCGATCGCGTTCGACGGCTGCCGGAAGCTGATCTGGCACAAGGCGAAACCGATGCAGCACAACCTGAACGTGTGGTCGGGCGGTTCGGTGCTCGGCTGTCTGCTCGATCTGGACGCGCGCGAAGTCATCTTCAGCCTGGACGGGGTGGAGGGCGAGGTGCTGAAGCAGCTGTTCGAGTCGAGCGACACGATCGATGGGTTCTTTGCGGCGGCCTCGTTCATGTCCTTCCAGCAGTGCCGGTTCAACTTTGGCTCCACGCCGTTTGTCTATCCGCCCAAAAATCGGCCCTTCAAGAGCTTTAACGATCATGCGGCGCTGAGCGAGCAGGATAAGGTGAGCGAAAGCCCACCCGGTGGTACGATTCAAGTCTACAATTCTCCTCTCTCCTTCGCTTCAGATTGTTTTGCCCCGTCATCTGTTCCTGGAGCAGCTGCGCAAGCTGAGCGTGCGCGAGGATTCCTGCACGCTGTGCTTCGACATGAAGGCGACGATACGAATCGAACCGTGCCAGCATCGCGGTTTCTGCACGAACTGTGCCGCACTGTTGCAGTTCTGTCCGATGTGTCGCGCCGACATTGTCAGTACGGTGCAGGAGGAAACGCCCCCGGACGATACCAGCCCGGTGGGCAGCTCGGAAGCGAATCAATCGAGCGGGAGCGGCGTGCTGCCCAAAGCAACCAACGCAGAGGAGGAACAGGCGCAAGTGTAAGTGCGCCGGAACCACACAGGCGGGTAATAATTGCGAGCGATCGAGCGCTGTGCTTGTGTTTAATGCGGGGTTACACTGCTTTGCTTAGCAAGCCCTCCATTTTGCGGCAAATATGTCCTAATGCAGTGAGAAAATGTGATAGCTTTCTATTGGAGAAAAACGGAACACTAACTAACAGTacagcaaacacaacaaaaacacgagCGAAACAAAGTGTGATAGGAAGGAGAAGTAGTGAACGatagagcaagagagagatagatagaccGGTGCGATAGCCTCTGGCCTATAAGCAAACAAATGGGCGTCtagcagtgtgtgtttgttttttaaacgcCATGTGTGTCGTTGTAAAACGTTACATCGTGTCACATGGCTTGTGTACTTATAATGTACTGTGTAGGTAATCGGTTGAGATCTTTTCCCCTCACCCCCTCTCGTTTACATGTACATTTGTCACCACAGTTTGCCATCACAAAAAGTATCACGCCCGGGGCAGGGGAAAGGAAGAAACACGGTTTAAACTTTCGGTCAATGTTTTTCTCGATGTTTTGCGCAACCGTCTTCCGGTTTTACACGTCGTTTGAGTTTCAGAAACTCTCCGTGCAAGGTGTTCGAGAAGCACAACTCCGGACCGGTGTAATTGCATCATTTTTAATACGTTATACGTTAGGGTACTAAGTATTAGGGGCTATCACTGCGTAACCTGTATGGATTTAGTTATTTGTTTAGTGTTTcgagtttgttgtttttagaCACGCCTGTGCTGAACGTATTGCTGCTGCCCGTGCATATACGTTCATCGAAGACAATACTACTAGACAGAGCTATTTAACCATGAAACAATCAGCACATTGCACTAATAACTTACCACACCTAGTGACCTAAGATGAGAATGTTTGTGAAGGAACTCGTCAGTGCACGCGCGCGTTAGTTTTGGGAATAGGCAAAATaggcaaacaaaagcaacgaCGACTGGGGGGAAGTCTATGCAGAGAGAGCATTAGAGGAGTAGAATTACAGTTGCACCATATGGGGTCCGTTTTTGCGATCCATGAATTTTGGTTTGCTGTACCATTTACTTTTCCGATTTAACACAGCACCCGGGAGCATTACAATTGCGAACAACAGAAAACATTATTCGTCAAGTTTGTTACGTTTAAAGTAGttcaataaaatacacgaACAAACAAGGACATACACATTCAGCAACATGCAAAGCACACAGGTATCAGTAACGTCCGTTGTTTTTCCTGTTCCTTTACAACAGCACCGGGGTACGCTACCAAAAGAAATAACCATAGCAAAAAGAAACCTatctaaaaaaaacaggccGTTGAAAAGAGGGTGGTAGAGCAGTAGCAGCGGGTCCAGTAACATTCATTAGTTAGTGAACTGCGTGAAATGTTGTTGTGCACAGGGAAGAGTTGTAGGAAACGATGATGTATAAATAGGGTAACAAATACGACTGATATATTTTTGTACACGCGCAAAAGCATTGTATGGAACAGGGGATTGTAAATAATGGCTAGTAAGAGTATGTGCGAAATGTGTAAAACAGAGTTTGATTTATAAAAGCGCCActgagtaaaacaaaacaatggacCGATCATGTtcatgttatttaatgaaaaatcgTTGTTGGATGCTTTTTTTGCTCATAGCAATATCACACACGGATGgaatatttctttatttttgttaatataaaGCTAATCAAAGAAAAGGTAGCATGGTAGCAGTTGAACGTTAAACAAGGCCAATCAAATATTATTCGGCAACGGTTTCCCACGGACCGTTCATTTTCAAATCCACGCATACGTCAGACGTAAGACGTTTGAATGCGCAAGCGAGACGGCAACAGTGGACAATTCTGGCAGCGCCCCGCGCTGTCAActgccgtttttttcttcaactgTCATTTTTTTCTGACAGCGCGTAGCCTACGAAATTGTGCGCGTTCCGTGGACTTTGCAAACTTACAACACACTCTGCTCGCGTATCGCGACAAAACTGTGCGACGGATAAGAAGTGTTCCCCCGCGATCGGATTGTAATCCCCTTACCCCTAAGAACGGAACGGACACGGTGGCAACGGGCTGCACGCTACAAATTGCTGCGAACAGGCAGCGGGCACACCGGCTTCCATTGGCAGGATCGAACACAAGGAGCTCCTGGATTGCGGCACTACACTACGCTCTGTGGCTGTGGTGATGGTGACACGGGCGATACTTCTAGATTGAACAataccacacacgcacacgcatttGCTCCTTGTGCGGGCTGTAAAGTGTGTTCCGAAGCGTGAACAGCACGACCGGAAGGGCACAAAAGGTACGCACCGTGGCCCTCAAGCTTGCTGGTGCGAGGACACCGATGCACTGGGCGTCAAACAGGTAGCAGCGCGAGCCGTGAAAGCACACCTGGAGGAGACGAACAGGTTGGCAGTACCCCGCGTGCAGGctataaaaaaacgaagaagacACTGTTAAACGCATACAGAAAAGAGCCTTCGATAACCAATCCCGTCTCGATGATAGAGCCTACGACTGAATGCGCAAAAAGCAAGAGCATCGTGCGAGATAAATACAAGACGCTGTAGGCTTGTGTGGACACGGGTCCATCTCAGAACTCCATCGCCTAAAGTGTGAAAAAAGCATACACGCATTTGGAGCGAAACAGGATAAGCAAACGACGATCCCCGTGACACCAAACGAAGGACGCAGTGGCTGCTAGGGATCAATGAGGCGAGCTGTTGCTGtgatgacggtgatgatgTGCAGCTGAAACGCGCTCTACCTGTCGTCCGCAACTGTGCCATGAGTAACGAGTGCTGAatggtgtgtatgtgagtgtgtgtgtgtgcccgtgcgtcaatgtgtgtgtgtgcgtgcgtttagtcgcgttttagttttgttttgtttggcccTCAGTGTCGCGCGCGCGGAGTTTTGCAatcacaccaccaccccatTACACCCATCACAAGGGGGGCAGCAAGCTGTGCTGGCTCGCTGGCTTGCAATAAGGCtgcacgcgcgtgtgtgtgtcacacATTGGGTCAAACTTAACGACCACGACCCCTCTCACGTCATCGTTGGTCGGTCAGCGTTGTAATTACAGCGAACGGTCGCAAGGCAAGCTGCTGCATCATACCGCACACCGGTGgaccgtccgtccgtcccgtAGTTGTAGAATAATGTGCGCGTTGCGCGGCTAAAGCACACAGGCCCACCTTCCACTCCGCGTCGTCTGCTCCGAATGAATTGTGGCCATCGGCGTAGCTTAAGCTTGTCCCGTTTGTTCCGCAAGATCGTCGCAACGGAAAGGCACACCCGTAAGCGAAGGCGCAAGAAGAGCGAAGGCGCGGACTAGGCGGGGTTGCTGCACCGATAAGTAATCACAGGTAGGTGTGCACCGCACGGGAGCCAGCTCGCTAATTTTCGGCAAACTTTTGTGTTCCAAACAGGCAACAaggctcgctctctctcttctaaCCCACCCCCGGGAGTCGAAGGGGGTGAAATTCGAAGGTGGGGGAATTATCAGATGAAAAGAACGACAACTGCAATTTACTGCTGTCATGAGGCTTACGTCCTTCCGATGCCAAGGACCACTACCCTCAATACACCTTTGATTACTAAGTAGTCACATGTGGTGATTGCAATCTTGTCAGTTTTGCTGGACCTCGGACCGTACCGGGCCGTGTCATTCGGCCTCTCCTTCGACTCGAAACTGTGTTCTGAGCTCCGAGGGTAATTAAAATAAGTACTCTTTCTCCACCCCCTCCTTCTCGCACGACACATCAGCATCGTGTGCCCCAGAGAACACACTGCGGCATGTACGCACAGAGGTTTCGAAAACTTTGGCTCAATATTGAAACTTTGTATCATTGCTAAGGCGGGGTACGGAGCGACTGACAAGAATCAGCTTTCAGTTGCACATTTCGGCTCGAGTCCAATTAGAAGCAAGAAAAATATCGTTACATTGCATTGAAGCTTGCAAAgcttgttttaaaatgtagtGCCCTCAATAAATGGAGTATTGAAGTCCTTTTTTCGGTTCCACCACCCGTCGAGACTTGTCCGATTTACCCTAAATAAAGGACACATCATAAATGCAGCAGGGAGAACAAGGCAGGCGGAGAGGCAGGTTTATTTCGATTCCATAGCGACCGATTTATGTGTCCCTTCCCTTCCTTCTCACGCCCTTCCCTCTTGCGGGCGCCCTAACAACGACGTCGCTTTGTTTCCTCGCCCACAGGTTGATTCATTTTCCGTGAGCGATTGGATTTCCCCTCCACTGTTTGTTGGCGTGAAGGTAGGAcggatggggggagggggtgtaaTGGTGGAAGGGTGGTAGGTGGGTAGCCTGTTGTAACATGAATTTTCCAAACCGATGCAAATGCTCGTTTACGTTTCGCCAAGTGCATGGTGCACAAGTGACCGGAGGCGCTCGCTACTTGTGACTCATACAATCGATGGCAGCAGAATCGCGCGCGCGTTCAACTTGAAACAACATGTAAacgtgtgtgcgtatgtgtgcgagtgtcggtgtgttttgtttgtgtgtcctTACTCATCGGaaactgtatgtgtgtgcttgtgtgcatTGCAGCCGATATGCAAATGTGGGGACAGCAAAAGGAGTTTTGAATTTGCAAATTCCCAACACTTTATAGTCTCTTgtatctttctttctttttgcttctttttttggttgttgttgttgcaggaAAGGTAATTCATGCTAACCTGCTGACGCAAGGAGGGCTTTAAACGCAGAATCGCAGCCACTGATAGAAGAGCATCAATGAGCGTTGTTTGAGCGGGGGAGCAGCGCGCAGTCACGGCGAAAAATAGGTCACGCGGAAAGCGTTTCATTcatacacagcagcagcagcagcagtcctgtcgcacgtcctcgtcgtcgtcctaGTTGTCCGGCACgatgagggagagagagcgaaagagagagaaagagacagagccTTGAAAGGGGGACGACCGACCCATTTGATTCATAAAAGATGCCCGGCAAAAGGCCAACTACTAGATACACcactggtggcggtggtggatcTATGTGCTGACATTATACGTCCGGCGACAAAAGGAGCCACACAGCCACTTGAAAGCAAAGGGATATAGGCGACACCCGGAAGAACgttctgctactgctgctgctgctctggtTCCGTTCGACCCCAAGTCCGTCAACACGAGTGCAAGGACGAAGAATGAACGATGTGTGATAGATTGTGTCCATGtggcgtgtgtgcgtgcgtttatATCATATGAATAGGCGCATCGATTGCCGATGAGGAGTCATCGATAGCAGTGAGGGATAATCCTTTCTGGAGGCGCCTGTAAGAAAAATGGCATCGCACACACATAGCAACGGAATgggtgcagcagcaccagcccgGAGAATGTGCGCCTATGGAATGTGGTGGTGCATAGGAACTTGCATAGGCCACCTCACAATCGCCATTGAATGTCCGTCAGACGAGCACTGTCACTAAGCACTCAGACAAAATGCAGGAGGAATTTGTGCTCCCGGGTTTCTAAACAGCCAACCGCCACCTTAGAGACGCACCGCGAGCGAGGGAAGAACTGTTTAACTGCTCGGGCTCCCAACCGCGCGCACATTCATATAAATCTGTCGGGGCGCAAAATGGTATTGCGCGCTTACGcgaacaatttaaaaataatctattttaaatgatttaacaATGACCATCGCGCGCGGAACCCAATTGTGTAGCGTTGGGGGTTCCCAGTGCGAGCGGGAAAGGGGCAGTGTAATGCAAagtaaaagaagaagcaagccATGAGCAATGTGCTGCCATCGCCGCCTGCTTCGTCTGTGTTACTCTCCCCATCCCATgtaatgttttgcttttctgaAGCATATCGATAGAGAGCCCCTAGAGCCGCCGCAacgatatgtgtgtgtgtgtgcacgctgTTTCGCATCTTTTTCCCGTCACACTATTTTTAGTGATAAAGTAAAAGCGCACACGAGATATCAGAGGAAATTATGGTGGGGGTGAAGAGGGCTTGGATggtgaattttaattaaattgtgtGCAAACATGGTGACGCTTTCGGGTTGAGCAGTGTGCGCCGTTCGCTCCGGTCTCTATTGGCATGGAGGCTCCAGTTTCCTTTCCATCCTCTGCTCCACCCAAACCACATCCAATCCtggacactcacacacacactgtatgGGATGGCGCGGTTTGgcttgctgcttctgctgcatgTGGCATATGCAAAATGGGCCAGTGGCGCAAACGAAATTTGCTTCCGCTTCCGATGGGGTAATTTGTGCTGGTAAGGGGAGGGCCGGTGTTGGAGAGAGCGCTTGGGAGGAAGCTTTTGACCTTTAGTTCGATTTTCCCCTTTAGTCTGCTGCCATCCTGACCTATCGGCGAGCTTTCAAACAATGGTGTTCCGGTCAATAATTTTATATCTAAAAGGAGCGCATGCCATCATGCCTCCTGTTGGAGTGTCCGTTGAGTCATGCACCAGTGGATAGAATTACTTCGGTTCGATCTTGACTTGACTTCCTTTTTCGTGATCGTGacaaaatttgtattttaaaaatcGCTACCAAAGGCGTATCAAAGGCCGGAAATAAGTAGCATGCGTGATGCTGTGTCGTTCTCAGTATTTAAAAGGTGGTCAATTAAATATCAGCATCGGTCAGGAATGAAGTTATCGCAAATGAgatcatttctatttttagcaacGGTAGCAATATGTAGCAAAACGTTACGACATATACTTTCCCCTCTCCTCGCGCAAGCACACGGCCAAGAGTTGGTTGTGGTTGCTTAAATCCGTTATTATGTTGTGTTATCGTTATctaattttgtttctttttatcttgCTTTTCAGAACGTAGAGATAATCGTTTCACATTAAACTGTTAACTGATaaattcaacatcatcatcatccaggAGCGGTATAACCATTCGCCTCAGAGAAGGTAAGTTTACAccgaggttttttttaaaccttcCGTACCACGAGACGAACCTTCCCTTTTCTTACTCTTCTCATTACTTTGCTCATTTGGAACAGTTGGGAAAGTGACGGACGGCTTCGATCTCTACCGTCACACGCAGGCAATCTCTCCACCGGCCGTGGGTCTGAAGCgtgtcgcaaaaaaaaaaccaaaaaatccCGTAGCTTACTACCGAGATAGCCGAGAACGATGGGTGCCTTTCTGGAGAAGCCAATGACCTCCAAGCACAACGAGCACGGCGAGGGCAATGGGCTGCGGTACGGCGTCGGCTCGATGCAGGGCTGGCGGTGCGAGATGGAGGACGCCTACCACGCCAAAACCGGGCTGGGCGACAGCCTGGACGACTGGAACTACTTCGCCGTGTTCGATGGGCACGCGGGCGACAACGTGGCCAAGCACTGTGCGGCCAACCTGCTGCAGCGCATCATCACGACGACCGAGTTCGGCAACAATGACATCACCAAGGGCATACACACCGGCTTCCTGCAGCTGGACGAGTCGATGCGCGCCATCCCCGAGCTGGCGTCCGGGCTGGACAAGTCCGGCACGACCGCCGTCTGCGCGTTCATCTCCGGCCAGCACCTGTACATAGCGAACTGTGGCGATTCGCGCGCCGTCCTCTGCCAGAACGCGCAGCCCATCTTCACCACCCAGGACCACAAGCCGATCCTGCCGGGCGAGAAGGAGCGCATCCAGAACGCGGGCGGCTCCGTCATGGTGCAGCGCGTGAACGGCAGCCTCGCGGTGAGCCGGGCGCTCGGCGACTATGACTACAAGAAGGTGGCGAACCTGGGCCAGTGCGAGCAGCTCGTGTCGCCCGAGCCGGAGATATTCTGCCGCGACCGGGAACCGGCCGACGAGTTTCTGGTGCTCGCCTGCGACGGCGTCTGGGACGTGATGAGCAACGAGGAGCTGTGCCAGTTCGTGCACAACCGGCTGGAGGTGTCCGACAACCTGGTGGACGTGGCGAACCAGGTGATCGACACCTGCCTGCACAAGGGCAGCCGGGACAACatgagcatcatcatcatcgcattTCCGGGCGCGCCGCCCGTCTCGGAGGAGGCGCAGAAGCGCGAGGAAGCGCTGGAGCAGCACCTGCGGGCCCGCATCGAGCAGATACTGGGCGAGATGAGCTCGATCGAGTACGGCGCACTGCTGAAGGAGCTGGCCCGGGAGGACATTCCCGACCTACCGCCCGGCGGTGGCCTACACGCCAAGTGTTCGTACGTGTCGAAGGTGTTTAAGGAGCTGCATCCAAAGCTGGCCGAAACGTGCGAAATGGGAAACTACTAAAAGCAGGGACGGCAGGTAGTGCGGAaatagaacaaacaaaaaggaaaggtTATAAAGTAATAATTACAACAAACAGATGCAAAGATGTCCCACGCCCTTCCCGGTGGTGTTGTATCCTCCGCCCAGTCCCACACACTCTTCCTTCCCAGCGAGCACTTTGGCATGCGCGAATGTGCCGAACAAGTGCTGGCTGGCAGGGTAAAATCGCATACAAAGGAATATAGCTGGGAACgagcatctttttttttctactgtaATCATTCAAATCAGGCAGTGAATTGATAtgatgaacacacacacagaaacaaaaagcCCAAGCATATAAAAGGACGTAGATCGTAAGGAGCAGTAGTAGCTAATAAGGCTGTGTTCATTGTTGCTGTTAtagtgaagagagagagagagagagagaaaacacaaaataatgaaaaaagtgGACATACATACTGAACATACAGGACGTACACAACGCAACAAAGCAGCGCAGATTGTCTTCAAAACATGGGTGCCAAGTGAGTTGTGTGGTGAGGTGTCGCAAgtaaacaattaaaacaaaacaaacccaagcTATACACTgtacagaacacacacacacaccatcggcgccattttttcatttgattagCGGATAGCTGGTAGTATACATAGCTCAACACTGGTAGGGATCGGTAAGGACACAGTcaaaagaagcagcagcaacagtaagAGCATCGTAAGAAACAAAACGTTTAAGTTACATTAATTAAgtatgtttttagtttttaaagtACTATCTGTATTATTCTTCGGATTAGCAGTTTTAAATCTAAATTTATGCCGTGTTTAGGGGCGCTGAAATTAACGAACCCTTATGCTAATTAACTACTATATGAATGTGGCAGTTGCGTACAAGTATTGCGCGGATCTATTGCTTTCTTTAGTTTGTGCTTTCCGTTCGTATTCTTTTCACTTTCGTCCACTTTGTCAGGACGTTTTACggtttccattttgtttctcAGTGAAATGATAGTGTAAGACTAGGCCGATAGGTTTGTTAGCGTGTTGTTGTGATAGTGCTAAATATTACTCGCCTACCCCTCCCCCCTATCTGCCATCCCCCCTTCAACGCTTTACTCTCGCTCTGTCCCTCCCTTCTTGCAAGTGCTGCTGTTTTCAAAAGGTATATTAACAAAATTcaagtttgtttgtgttgcgattgtcgtatAGCAGCGCTCTCAGCTATGAAAAATGATAATGGATTACAAAGGAAGTAACTAAACACTACACACACCCGAAAAGcgacagcaaacacacacatttctcGTATAGGATTGTAAAGGGAGGGGAGTAAGCTGTAAAAGTCACAAAAGACATGTTATATTGTAGCGTTGGAGTCGATGGAGTTGGGTTGGGTAGGGGGTCAGAATTAAAAAATGGtaacgggtaacggggaatgaGATAAAGGGCGAAAAGGGAACGCGAAACACAGGAGTTGATATAATGTATCGTAGTACGTTAAGAACCATTAACAAAACTATCCTTCACATCATACtggtccttttttgtttgttcttacTGAAGAGAAATGATGTTGTGATAAGAcgaaaaaacagagaaaaggAATGAACATACGATGTCCAATGGGGGCACAGACGAGTAGAACAATGAAGTGTAGTTTTGAGCATAGAAAAGGTAACAGGCAAGTGAGGAACACACACGgcagagcaaacaaaacacgtaTGAAGAACAACCATAAACGAGCTCGATCTTGCGTGTTTTGAGGCATGTGTCTGGGACTCGCTGTTCGAAGCCCTTTCCTCCTACTCGTGTTAGGTTTCTTGTATAAGCAATTTTCTGTTAAGATAGGAATTTTGGGAAGAACACCACTCTCCCGCGTCCTTACTTTTTATTCACAATGCGTGAAATTCATTATCTTGCACTGCATCAAAAGTAGAAGAAAAGAATGGGAAATAATCGATCGAATGATCGTCCACGAGAAAAGGATGCTaggttgcaaaaaaaaggcaaattgtATTAATATGTTTAccaaacaagcaagcaaacaaacaaacaaacaaatccctttTTTGAATTTGGTTCCAAGCTTTATCGGTTTGGTTTGAGTAGAAGCTGCATTAAAAGTGTCCAATGCGATCACACCGGAGTAGAGACCATGGAGTAGACAGAAGGGGGAGGAAAGCATACTAAGTAAAACAAGTAGTAGGGGAAAAACATTCCATAAGatccacacactcacatacctACACAAAGCACACAAGCCTACTAGATTAGAACCCTCGTGCAAGGGGGCATGTTGTTCCACCCTTAAAGGATGGGATTTGtaaaaaagcaagcaagcatgCAACAAAACCATGTGCGAAGATTCATTTTGTAccggacagagagagagacagcaaGTGTCAGTGGATAAACAACTCCCAGCGGGAGTGATTAGTATTTCATCATCCTACAACAAAGTTTAATGTTTGGCTGCGTGCGTGCCCCTTGCAAGAAGTTAATAATATCAAGTGCGCCCGTCGTTTGTGTATACTAGCTTTGCGGTGTGTATATCGCTCGCTCTAACACTTCCCTAGACATACATCACCCCCTCCCCAGAGTACGTGGGGATGCATTATGTTTGTAGTAGTTGCGAGCAGAGGGCCAAACgtaaaatgcaatcaaaccaacaaaaagagAAGTAAAACATACTCACCCAACATTCATCTATACATTCAGAActatatttttgcatttaaaataCGCGAGATGTACCGGCGGTTTGTAGGAGGGGGAGTCGTCTTCAAAGACACGAGACATCGCGCGTTCCATTGAGTGTGTGCTGTAAAACTTGAAAACCATCActagaaaaaaacggaaaaacacTACACAAAAACACTCCAATGTAATGTAGCTGTCCTGTTTCGTAAGAATCTGGAGGCCAGCTTCCCATttgaaaacatacacacccagacacacacaaaaatactgtaaatgaaaaagaaaatagagTTGGTGTTTTATTGCTAGAAGACCGTTTGAAATatgatgcatgtgtgtgtgtgttgtttggtgtgtggTGGAGTAGTGTATTTCGACTGGCAAAACCTGTGCTGCGCGTACATCCGAAACGGTCATCCCGTCTCAATGCGGAAGTTTGAACTTAACGAGACGTGCTAACACACATTTCGCCGTTGTTTACTTATAGAAAAGATAAATATTACAAATCTCTTATCGTACCACCTGGTCGTTTTGTGCC
Proteins encoded:
- the LOC120957056 gene encoding RING finger and SPRY domain-containing protein 1-like, which gives rise to MGVCLCKDKVEEGFVDDSSRDSYAPTGNDTGRLAGSGGGSSGGPNGQQQQHHHHHHNHHIRHYSRSDRQVSLSDTVDALVKETLEIIRSIVDNEPETPSSMVMLHDLTDKPSGWIQLVKSLIRVVPLDNPMGPSVITLLLDDSPLPSKESVLEVADMITRSIRRTPKRERNMCIILGFLAERLAGPCSISALSEVTLGYLLGNLDEGIHPDVMLFSLIALEKFAQTSENKSTIRRKLALYPDNPLLRLERHISNNDFTLRQVGFCAQWCLDNYFLIDGRQYSYEVADVSNVNVMLNTRDVSEYLKISADGLTARCDAYSFESVRCTYQVNAGCWYYEVLIMTPGVMQIGWATKDSNFLSHEGYGIGDDAYSIAFDGCRKLIWHKAKPMQHNLNVWSGGSVLGCLLDLDAREVIFSLDGVEGEVLKQLFESSDTIDGFFAAASFMSFQQCRFNFGSTPFVYPPKNRPFKSFNDHAALSEQDKIVLPRHLFLEQLRKLSVREDSCTLCFDMKATIRIEPCQHRGFCTNCAALLQFCPMCRADIVSTVQEETPPDDTSPVGSSEANQSSGSGVLPKATNAEEEQAQV
- the LOC120956035 gene encoding protein phosphatase 1B encodes the protein MGAFLEKPMTSKHNEHGEGNGLRYGVGSMQGWRCEMEDAYHAKTGLGDSLDDWNYFAVFDGHAGDNVAKHCAANLLQRIITTTEFGNNDITKGIHTGFLQLDESMRAIPELASGLDKSGTTAVCAFISGQHLYIANCGDSRAVLCQNAQPIFTTQDHKPILPGEKERIQNAGGSVMVQRVNGSLAVSRALGDYDYKKVANLGQCEQLVSPEPEIFCRDREPADEFLVLACDGVWDVMSNEELCQFVHNRLEVSDNLVDVANQVIDTCLHKGSRDNMSIIIIAFPGAPPVSEEAQKREEALEQHLRARIEQILGEMSSIEYGALLKELAREDIPDLPPGGGLHAKCSYVSKVFKELHPKLAETCEMGNY